The following are from one region of the Mycetohabitans rhizoxinica HKI 454 genome:
- a CDS encoding AraC family transcriptional regulator, with protein MVNLLERLAPNEGYTQSALEGVRFMRSNRPLGRTPVLYEPSIVIVCQGRKLGFLGDQIYVYDAQHYLVLSVPLPFSTETEASESEPMLAVSLRLDLTELADLILTIDQSGCHQQGAPLGILSTPLDGDLADATLRLLRALTSPLDAQVLGPAIVREICYRVLVGQQGAALRAALAHQGRFGRVAKALRRIHADYAQPLDVSALAKEAGMSVPAFHANFRAVTLTSPIQYIKSTRLHQARLMMIRDGLTAASASARVGYESPSQFSREFKRFFGRSPVDEARDMRASFALSPATQLDDFAASN; from the coding sequence ATGGTGAACCTGCTCGAGCGCCTGGCGCCGAACGAGGGATACACGCAGTCCGCCCTGGAGGGCGTGCGGTTCATGCGATCTAACCGGCCGTTAGGGCGCACGCCCGTGCTATATGAGCCGAGCATCGTGATCGTCTGCCAGGGGCGCAAACTGGGATTCCTCGGCGATCAAATCTATGTGTACGATGCGCAGCATTACCTAGTTTTGTCGGTGCCATTACCGTTCTCCACGGAAACCGAGGCGAGCGAGTCGGAGCCAATGCTGGCCGTATCGCTGCGGCTCGACTTGACCGAGTTGGCCGACCTCATTCTGACGATCGATCAGTCAGGTTGCCATCAGCAAGGCGCGCCGCTCGGAATCTTATCGACACCATTGGACGGCGATCTGGCCGACGCCACCTTACGCCTGCTTCGGGCATTGACGTCCCCCCTCGATGCACAGGTATTAGGGCCCGCGATCGTGCGTGAAATCTGTTATCGGGTACTGGTCGGGCAGCAAGGCGCGGCACTGAGGGCGGCACTCGCCCATCAGGGTCGATTTGGGAGAGTGGCGAAGGCGCTGCGCCGGATCCACGCCGACTATGCCCAACCATTGGATGTCAGTGCTCTCGCGAAAGAGGCTGGAATGAGCGTGCCAGCTTTCCATGCCAACTTTCGCGCCGTCACGCTCACCTCGCCGATCCAATACATCAAATCGACACGTTTGCATCAGGCTCGGCTGATGATGATCCGCGACGGCTTGACGGCTGCATCCGCGTCAGCGCGTGTGGGCTACGAGAGCCCATCCCAGTTCAGCCGGGAGTTCAAGCGGTTTTTCGGGCGATCGCCCGTCGATGAGGCTCGGGACATGCGAGCTTCGTTCGCCCTGTCACCCGCGACTCAACTCGACGATTTCGCCGCGTCCAACTGA
- the guaB gene encoding IMP dehydrogenase produces the protein MRLIQKALTFDDVLLVPAYSNVLPRDTNLKTRLTRNISLNMPLISAAMDTVTEGRLAIAMAQQGGIGIVHKNLTPAEQAREVAKVKRFESGVLRDPITVPPDMKVHDVIALSRQHGISGFPVVDGAKLIGIVTNRDLRFEERLGEPVRAIMTPRERLVTVSEGTSLAQAKALMHRHRLERVLVVNEAFELRGLMTVKDITKATEHPDACKDEHGKLRVGAAVGVGPENVARVEALAAAGVDVIVVDTAHGHSQGVLERVRWVKQHFPHIDVVGGNIATAEAAKALVEHGADGVKVGIGPGSICTTRIVAGVGVPQITAIANVADALRGSGVPVIADGGVRYSGDVSKALAAGADAVMMGSMLAGTEESPGDVFLFQGRQYKSYRGMGSVGAMKDGAADRYFQEDNSANVDKLVPEGIEGRVAYKGGVSAILFQLIGGVRASMGYCGCRTIEELHEKAAFVEITAAGVRESHVHDVQITKEAPNYHVE, from the coding sequence ATGCGTCTGATCCAAAAAGCACTCACATTCGATGACGTGCTCCTCGTGCCAGCGTACTCGAACGTACTGCCGCGTGACACCAATCTCAAAACCCGCCTGACTCGCAATATCTCGCTAAACATGCCGCTGATTTCGGCGGCGATGGATACGGTTACCGAAGGGCGGCTTGCGATTGCGATGGCGCAGCAGGGTGGAATCGGCATCGTGCACAAGAATCTAACACCGGCTGAGCAGGCGCGTGAAGTTGCGAAGGTCAAGCGGTTCGAGTCTGGCGTGCTGCGCGATCCGATCACCGTGCCGCCCGATATGAAGGTGCACGACGTGATTGCGCTGTCGCGCCAGCATGGCATTTCCGGCTTTCCAGTCGTCGATGGCGCGAAACTCATCGGCATCGTGACGAACCGTGACCTGCGTTTCGAGGAGCGGCTGGGCGAGCCGGTGCGCGCGATCATGACGCCGCGTGAGCGGCTGGTCACGGTCAGCGAGGGGACGTCGCTCGCGCAAGCCAAGGCGCTCATGCACCGCCACCGCCTGGAGCGTGTGCTGGTCGTCAACGAGGCGTTTGAGCTGCGCGGATTGATGACGGTCAAGGACATCACGAAGGCGACCGAGCACCCGGACGCCTGCAAGGACGAGCACGGCAAGCTGCGGGTCGGTGCTGCCGTCGGTGTCGGTCCGGAGAATGTGGCGCGCGTCGAAGCGCTCGCGGCGGCGGGTGTCGACGTGATCGTCGTTGATACCGCGCACGGGCACAGCCAGGGCGTGCTAGAGCGGGTGCGCTGGGTCAAGCAGCATTTTCCGCATATCGATGTGGTGGGTGGCAACATTGCGACGGCCGAAGCGGCCAAGGCGCTGGTCGAGCACGGCGCCGACGGTGTGAAGGTTGGCATCGGCCCAGGTTCGATCTGTACCACGCGGATCGTCGCGGGCGTCGGTGTGCCGCAGATCACCGCGATCGCGAACGTGGCTGATGCGCTGCGGGGCAGCGGCGTGCCGGTGATCGCCGACGGCGGCGTGCGTTACTCCGGGGATGTCTCGAAGGCATTGGCCGCGGGCGCCGACGCGGTGATGATGGGCAGCATGCTGGCCGGCACCGAAGAATCGCCTGGCGACGTGTTCCTGTTCCAGGGACGCCAATACAAATCGTATCGCGGCATGGGTTCGGTTGGCGCCATGAAAGATGGCGCGGCAGACCGCTACTTTCAGGAAGACAATTCGGCCAACGTTGACAAGCTGGTGCCGGAAGGGATTGAAGGCCGCGTCGCGTACAAGGGGGGTGTCAGCGCGATCCTGTTCCAATTGATCGGCGGGGTGCGCGCGAGCATGGGCTACTGTGGTTGCCGCACGATCGAGGAGTTGCACGAAAAAGCCGCGTTCGTCGAGATCACGGCGGCTGGCGTCCGCGAATCGCACGTGCATGACGTGCAGATCACGAAGGAAGCGCCGAACTATCACGTCGAGTGA
- the ppsA gene encoding phosphoenolpyruvate synthase yields the protein MSNAAHNGAYVLPFEALRMTDVDSVGGKNASLGEMISQLAAAGVRVPTGFATTAHAFREFLAHNDLTGRIAKRLETLDVDDVKALAEAGKDIRQWIIDAPLQPRLDAEIREQFDKLQASSPQELSFAVRSSATAEDLPDASFAGQQESYLNVVGIDDVLDRIKHVFASLYNDRAISYRVHKGFTHAEVALSAGVQRMVRSDVGAAGVMFTLDTESGFRDAVFITSSYGLGETVVQGAVNPDEFYVFKTTLAQGRYPIIRRSIGSKLIKMEFTQPGESGRVKTVDVSAEQRNRYSITDEDVIQLAKYAVIIENHYQRPMDIEWGKDGRDGTLFILQARPETVKSQAAGKIEQRFKLKGQSQVLATGRAIGQKIGAGPVRVIHDPSEMERVQPGDVLVADMTDPNWEPVMKRASAIVTNRGGRTCHAAIIARELGVPAVVGCGDATDVLKDGALVTVSCAEGDEGKIYDGLLETEVTEVQRGELPKIPVKIMMNVGNPQLAFDFAQLPNAGVGLARLEFIINNNIGVHPKAILEYPNVDQDLKKAVESVARGHASPRAFYVDKLTEGVATIAAAFYPKPVIVRLSDFKSNEYKKLIGGSRYEPDEENPMLGFRGASRYIADDFAAAFEMECRALKRVRDEMGLTNVEIMVPFVRTLGQAKRVVELLAQFGLKRGDNGLRLIMMCEVPSNAILAEQFLAYFDGFSIGSNDLTQLTLGLDRDSGMELLAHDFDERDPAVCFMLSRAIETCLRLGKYVGICGQGPSDHPDFAAWLTKEGIASISLNPDTVIDTWQALAQADDAKAA from the coding sequence ATGTCTAACGCAGCACATAACGGAGCATACGTCCTACCGTTCGAAGCATTACGAATGACAGATGTCGACTCGGTCGGCGGAAAAAATGCATCGCTGGGCGAGATGATCAGCCAACTGGCTGCGGCAGGCGTTCGCGTGCCGACCGGTTTCGCGACGACCGCGCACGCGTTCCGCGAATTCCTCGCGCACAATGACTTAACCGGGCGGATCGCTAAGCGCCTTGAGACGCTCGATGTCGATGACGTGAAGGCGCTGGCCGAGGCCGGCAAGGACATCCGCCAGTGGATCATCGACGCGCCGTTGCAACCGCGCCTGGATGCGGAGATTCGCGAGCAGTTCGACAAGCTGCAGGCATCCTCGCCCCAGGAGCTGTCGTTTGCAGTGCGCTCGTCAGCCACGGCCGAGGACTTGCCAGACGCGTCGTTTGCCGGCCAGCAGGAGTCGTATCTGAACGTCGTGGGCATCGACGACGTGCTGGATCGCATCAAGCATGTGTTCGCGTCGCTGTATAACGACCGCGCGATTTCATATCGCGTGCACAAGGGCTTCACGCACGCCGAGGTGGCGTTGTCCGCCGGCGTGCAGCGGATGGTGCGCTCGGACGTCGGCGCGGCCGGCGTAATGTTCACGCTGGATACCGAATCGGGTTTTCGCGACGCCGTGTTCATCACCTCCAGCTACGGACTGGGCGAGACCGTGGTGCAGGGCGCGGTGAACCCGGACGAGTTCTATGTGTTCAAGACGACGCTCGCGCAGGGGCGGTATCCGATCATCCGCCGCTCGATTGGCTCCAAGCTGATCAAGATGGAGTTCACGCAGCCGGGCGAGTCGGGCCGCGTGAAGACGGTTGACGTGTCGGCGGAGCAGCGCAATCGCTATTCGATTACCGATGAGGATGTGATCCAGCTTGCCAAGTACGCGGTGATCATCGAGAACCACTACCAGCGTCCGATGGACATCGAGTGGGGCAAGGACGGCCGCGATGGCACGTTGTTCATCCTGCAGGCGCGCCCCGAGACGGTGAAGAGCCAGGCGGCCGGCAAGATTGAGCAGCGCTTCAAGCTGAAGGGCCAGTCGCAGGTGCTTGCGACCGGTCGGGCAATCGGTCAGAAGATTGGTGCCGGTCCGGTGCGCGTGATCCACGATCCTTCCGAGATGGAGCGTGTGCAGCCGGGTGATGTGCTGGTGGCGGACATGACCGATCCGAACTGGGAGCCGGTGATGAAACGCGCGTCGGCGATTGTCACAAACCGGGGCGGCCGTACCTGCCACGCGGCGATCATCGCGCGCGAGCTTGGCGTGCCGGCCGTAGTCGGCTGCGGTGACGCGACTGACGTGCTGAAGGACGGTGCGCTGGTGACGGTATCGTGCGCGGAAGGCGACGAGGGTAAGATCTACGACGGCCTGCTTGAGACCGAGGTGACCGAAGTGCAGCGCGGCGAGTTGCCGAAGATCCCGGTCAAGATCATGATGAATGTGGGCAATCCGCAACTCGCGTTTGATTTCGCGCAGTTGCCGAACGCCGGCGTCGGGCTGGCGCGGCTCGAATTCATCATCAATAACAACATCGGCGTGCATCCGAAGGCGATTCTCGAGTATCCGAATGTTGACCAGGATTTGAAAAAAGCCGTCGAGAGCGTGGCGCGTGGTCACGCGTCGCCTCGTGCGTTCTACGTCGACAAGCTGACCGAGGGCGTCGCGACGATTGCCGCGGCGTTCTATCCGAAGCCGGTGATCGTGCGGCTGTCGGACTTCAAGTCGAACGAGTACAAGAAGCTGATCGGCGGTTCGCGTTACGAGCCGGACGAAGAAAACCCGATGCTCGGCTTCCGGGGCGCGTCACGCTACATCGCCGACGATTTCGCGGCCGCGTTCGAAATGGAGTGCCGTGCGCTCAAGCGCGTGCGTGACGAGATGGGCCTGACCAACGTCGAGATTATGGTGCCATTCGTGCGTACGCTGGGGCAGGCCAAGCGGGTAGTCGAGCTGCTCGCCCAATTCGGGCTCAAGCGCGGCGACAACGGCTTGCGACTGATCATGATGTGCGAAGTGCCGTCCAACGCGATTCTGGCCGAGCAGTTCCTGGCGTATTTCGACGGCTTCTCGATTGGCTCGAACGATTTGACGCAGTTGACGCTAGGCTTGGACCGGGACTCGGGCATGGAATTGCTTGCCCACGACTTCGACGAGCGCGATCCGGCAGTGTGCTTCATGCTGTCGCGCGCGATCGAAACCTGCCTGCGGTTGGGCAAGTATGTCGGCATTTGCGGCCAGGGCCCGTCGGACCATCCGGATTTTGCTGCGTGGCTGACGAAGGAAGGTATTGCCTCGATCTCGCTGAATCCGGATACCGTGATCGACACTTGGCAGGCGCTCGCGCAGGCAGACGACGCGAAGGCGGCATGA
- a CDS encoding DMT family transporter, with translation MQRGVMYGLLAGAVWGFVFLGPCLLPDFSPLLLAAGRYLLYGLVSVVVALPNARRLLSKLTRADLVVLIWLALAGNIVYYILVAAAVQLVGVAPSSLIVGVLPLTITLAGRADHDAVPLRRLTLALLMIVAGIACINLDVFTASFATHGTIASRIAGVLCAAGALVAWTWFAVANARYLRKSGHFDSNEWSIASGIVTGVLGALLWAGLLLVPSSAVGRPALDAERWQLFWALNLAIAIGCSWWGNALWNAAAKRLPLTLSGQLIVFETLFALVYGFIYAQRWPRALEWGAIMLLVAGVSWSVRQHASQPSRPGKSRHAIEEDAPISAH, from the coding sequence ATGCAACGTGGGGTGATGTACGGCCTGCTAGCGGGCGCAGTGTGGGGCTTCGTCTTTCTCGGCCCGTGCCTGCTGCCGGACTTTTCGCCGTTGCTGCTGGCCGCCGGACGCTATCTGCTGTACGGCCTGGTGTCGGTCGTCGTCGCGCTGCCCAACGCGCGTCGGCTGCTATCCAAGCTCACGCGCGCGGATCTCGTGGTGCTCATCTGGCTCGCGCTCGCAGGCAACATTGTCTATTACATTCTGGTCGCCGCAGCGGTACAACTGGTCGGCGTCGCGCCATCGTCGCTGATCGTCGGTGTGCTGCCGCTGACCATCACGCTGGCCGGACGCGCCGATCACGACGCGGTTCCACTGCGGCGGCTTACGCTTGCGCTGCTGATGATTGTCGCCGGCATCGCCTGCATCAACCTCGACGTCTTCACGGCATCGTTTGCCACGCACGGCACGATCGCGAGCCGGATCGCCGGTGTGTTGTGCGCAGCGGGCGCTCTGGTGGCGTGGACCTGGTTCGCCGTCGCCAATGCGCGCTATCTGCGCAAGTCAGGACATTTCGACAGCAACGAATGGTCGATTGCATCGGGCATTGTCACCGGTGTACTCGGCGCACTGCTATGGGCCGGGCTGCTGCTGGTGCCAAGCAGCGCAGTTGGGCGGCCAGCGCTCGATGCCGAACGCTGGCAACTGTTCTGGGCGCTCAACCTAGCCATCGCCATCGGCTGTTCATGGTGGGGCAATGCGTTGTGGAACGCTGCGGCGAAACGCCTGCCATTAACGCTGTCGGGCCAGTTGATCGTGTTTGAGACGCTGTTCGCGCTCGTGTATGGGTTTATCTACGCGCAGCGCTGGCCGCGCGCGCTCGAATGGGGCGCGATCATGCTGCTCGTTGCGGGCGTGAGCTGGTCAGTGCGCCAGCACGCGAGTCAGCCGTCGCGCCCGGGCAAGTCTCGGCACGCGATCGAGGAGGACGCGCCAATCTCGGCGCACTGA
- a CDS encoding NfeD family protein: protein MVGSGLIWWIATGALLVVELTSGTFYLLMIALGCAAGGIAHGIGMPVAAQLALAALVALAAVTVLRRSRYGHRRRRDVRDVTRDADVLLDIGQTVCVERWDNGRARINYRGAQWDVELQPGESEHAHWYLIRQVRDNRLIVAARPAARSSSTA, encoded by the coding sequence ATGGTGGGTTCGGGACTTATTTGGTGGATCGCGACCGGTGCGCTGTTGGTAGTCGAGCTGACGAGCGGCACGTTCTATCTATTGATGATTGCGCTGGGCTGCGCGGCGGGCGGTATTGCGCACGGAATCGGCATGCCGGTGGCCGCGCAGCTTGCGCTGGCCGCACTGGTCGCGCTGGCCGCCGTGACGGTGCTGCGGCGTTCCCGCTACGGTCATCGGCGGCGCCGCGACGTGCGGGACGTCACGCGGGACGCCGATGTGCTACTAGACATCGGCCAGACGGTGTGCGTTGAACGCTGGGATAACGGCCGGGCACGCATCAACTATCGTGGTGCGCAATGGGATGTCGAGCTTCAGCCCGGCGAGAGCGAGCATGCGCACTGGTATTTGATTCGCCAGGTGCGCGACAACCGGCTCATCGTTGCCGCCCGACCGGCCGCTCGCTCTTCTTCTACAGCCTGA
- the smpB gene encoding SsrA-binding protein SmpB, whose amino-acid sequence MSIIDNKKAFFDYFIEERYEAGLVLEGWEVKALRAGRGQIKEGYVVIRNGELFLIGTHISPLQTASTHVHADPVRTRKLLLNADEIRKLIGKVEQRGYTLVPLNFHYKNGRVKCEIGLARGKKLHDKRETEKKRDWQREKAQLLKNTTR is encoded by the coding sequence ATGAGCATCATCGACAACAAGAAAGCATTCTTCGATTACTTCATCGAGGAACGCTACGAGGCGGGGCTCGTGCTTGAGGGCTGGGAGGTCAAGGCACTGCGCGCCGGGCGCGGCCAAATCAAGGAAGGCTACGTTGTGATTCGCAACGGTGAACTGTTCCTGATCGGCACGCACATCAGCCCGTTGCAGACCGCCTCGACGCACGTGCACGCGGATCCTGTGCGCACCCGCAAGTTGCTGCTCAACGCCGATGAGATCCGCAAGCTGATTGGCAAGGTCGAGCAGCGCGGCTATACGTTGGTGCCGCTGAACTTCCACTACAAGAATGGACGAGTGAAGTGTGAAATCGGCTTGGCCCGGGGCAAGAAGCTGCACGATAAGCGCGAGACCGAAAAGAAGCGCGACTGGCAACGCGAGAAGGCACAGCTGCTGAAAAACACCACGCGCTAG
- a CDS encoding RnfH family protein — protein sequence MIEVQVCYALPDTQTLVALRLPIGATLREAIEASGIVAMHPQIDLAQQRVGVFGRIRALDSVLENGDRVEIYRPLTVDPKLARQRRVAKARHSGSLEGRKWRAKDAR from the coding sequence ATGATCGAGGTGCAAGTTTGTTATGCGCTGCCCGACACGCAAACGCTCGTCGCCTTGCGACTGCCAATCGGTGCGACGCTGCGTGAGGCCATCGAGGCTAGCGGGATCGTCGCGATGCATCCGCAGATCGACCTGGCCCAGCAGCGCGTCGGCGTGTTCGGACGCATCCGCGCGCTGGACTCGGTGCTCGAGAATGGTGATCGCGTCGAGATCTATCGGCCGTTGACCGTCGATCCGAAGCTCGCGCGACAGCGCCGCGTCGCCAAAGCTCGCCACAGCGGCTCGCTCGAAGGACGCAAATGGCGCGCGAAAGACGCCCGCTGA
- a CDS encoding type II toxin-antitoxin system RatA family toxin translates to MADVQKTVLIRYSAERMFDLVTDVADYPNFLPWCGGVEIRHQDETSMEARIDIRFKGIHQHFATHNTQRRPERIDMEFTEGPFKRFTGYWNFIPLRDDACKVEFALHYEFSSIILEKLIGPVFNHIANTFVESFVKRAGERYGKR, encoded by the coding sequence ATGGCAGACGTTCAGAAAACCGTCCTGATTCGTTATTCCGCCGAACGCATGTTCGACCTTGTGACTGATGTCGCCGACTACCCCAACTTTCTGCCTTGGTGCGGTGGCGTCGAGATCCGGCACCAGGACGAAACAAGCATGGAAGCACGGATCGACATCCGCTTCAAGGGGATTCATCAGCATTTCGCCACCCATAACACGCAACGGCGCCCGGAACGGATCGATATGGAGTTCACCGAAGGGCCTTTCAAGCGGTTCACCGGCTATTGGAACTTCATCCCGCTGCGGGACGATGCGTGCAAGGTCGAGTTTGCGTTGCACTATGAGTTTTCCAGCATCATCTTGGAGAAGCTGATCGGACCGGTGTTCAATCACATCGCGAACACGTTTGTCGAATCGTTCGTCAAGCGGGCCGGGGAGCGCTATGGCAAGCGTTGA
- the guaA gene encoding glutamine-hydrolyzing GMP synthase encodes MHDKILILDFGSQVTQLIARRVREAHVYSEVHPYDVDDAFVREFKPKGVILSGGPNSVTDTDAPRVPQAVFDLGVPVLGICYGMQAMALQLGGKVELGHVREFGYAEVRARNHTKLLEAIEDFTTPEGHGMLKVWMSHGDKVVEMPPGFKLMASTESCPIAAMADEDRRFYGLQWHPEVTHTIKGRDMLNRFVLELCGATPDWEMGHYIAEAVEQIRAQVGNERVILGLSGGVDSSVAAALLHRAIGDQLTCVFVDHGLLRLNEAEQVMETFGRHLGVKVIHVDASDAFMSKLAGVTDPEHKRKIIGAEFVEVFQNEARKLTDAKWLAQGTIYPDVIESAGKGKKGAHTIKSHHNVGGLPETLNLKLLEPLRELFKDEVRELGVKLGLPSSMVYRHPFPGPGLGVRILGEVKREFADLLRKADAIFIETLRTTIDPDSGKSWYELTSQAFAVFLPVRSVGVMGDGRTYDYVVALRAVQTHDFMTAHWAHLPYELLGHASNRIINEVRGINRVVYDISGKPPATIEWE; translated from the coding sequence ATGCATGACAAAATCCTGATCCTCGACTTTGGCTCCCAGGTCACGCAGTTGATCGCGCGCCGTGTGCGTGAGGCGCATGTCTACTCCGAGGTTCATCCATACGATGTGGATGACGCATTCGTGCGCGAATTCAAGCCGAAGGGCGTGATTTTGTCCGGCGGTCCGAACTCGGTCACCGACACGGATGCGCCACGCGTGCCGCAGGCCGTGTTTGATCTAGGCGTGCCGGTACTGGGCATTTGTTACGGCATGCAGGCGATGGCGTTGCAACTCGGCGGCAAGGTCGAACTCGGCCACGTGCGCGAGTTCGGCTACGCCGAGGTACGTGCGCGCAACCATACGAAGTTGCTGGAGGCGATCGAGGATTTCACGACGCCGGAAGGTCATGGCATGCTGAAGGTCTGGATGAGCCACGGTGACAAGGTGGTTGAGATGCCGCCCGGCTTCAAGCTCATGGCGTCGACCGAATCATGCCCGATTGCGGCGATGGCCGATGAGGATCGCCGGTTCTACGGGTTGCAGTGGCATCCGGAGGTCACGCATACGATCAAGGGCCGTGACATGCTGAATCGGTTCGTGCTCGAGTTGTGTGGTGCGACACCGGATTGGGAAATGGGGCACTACATCGCCGAGGCGGTAGAGCAGATCCGTGCGCAGGTCGGTAACGAGCGGGTGATCCTCGGATTGTCTGGCGGCGTTGATTCGTCGGTTGCGGCGGCACTGCTGCACCGTGCGATCGGCGACCAGTTGACATGCGTGTTCGTCGACCACGGCTTGCTGCGGCTCAACGAAGCGGAGCAGGTCATGGAGACGTTCGGGCGGCACCTTGGAGTAAAGGTGATTCACGTCGACGCCAGCGACGCATTTATGAGCAAGCTTGCCGGCGTGACGGATCCAGAGCACAAGCGCAAGATCATCGGTGCGGAATTCGTCGAGGTGTTCCAGAACGAGGCCCGCAAGCTGACCGACGCGAAATGGCTTGCACAAGGCACGATCTATCCGGATGTGATCGAGTCGGCTGGCAAAGGCAAGAAGGGCGCGCATACGATCAAGAGTCACCATAACGTGGGCGGATTACCGGAAACGTTGAATCTGAAACTGCTCGAGCCGCTGCGCGAGTTGTTTAAGGATGAGGTACGCGAGCTTGGCGTCAAGCTCGGCTTGCCGTCATCGATGGTGTATCGGCACCCATTCCCTGGGCCGGGGCTGGGCGTGCGGATCCTGGGCGAGGTCAAGCGCGAGTTCGCCGATCTACTGCGCAAAGCCGATGCGATTTTCATCGAAACGCTGCGCACGACGATTGATCCGGATAGCGGCAAGTCATGGTATGAGTTGACCAGCCAAGCGTTTGCAGTTTTTCTGCCGGTGCGCAGCGTTGGCGTGATGGGCGATGGCCGCACGTATGACTATGTTGTCGCGTTGCGCGCGGTGCAGACGCACGATTTCATGACCGCGCATTGGGCACATTTGCCGTATGAATTGCTTGGGCACGCGTCGAATCGCATCATTAATGAGGTGCGGGGTATCAATCGCGTTGTGTACGATATTTCGGGCAAGCCGCCGGCGACGATTGAGTGGGAGTGA
- a CDS encoding type II toxin-antitoxin system Phd/YefM family antitoxin, whose translation MKFSTQIKPISYLKSHAADIIKNISESREPMLITQNGEAKLVVMDVRSYEQQEDTLALLKILAMGNQEISQGRFRDADDVFADLDKEDRG comes from the coding sequence GTGAAATTCTCAACTCAAATTAAGCCTATCAGCTACCTTAAGAGCCACGCAGCCGACATCATTAAGAATATTTCCGAGTCCCGGGAGCCAATGCTGATCACCCAAAATGGGGAAGCCAAGCTTGTGGTCATGGACGTTCGCTCTTACGAGCAGCAGGAAGATACCCTTGCCCTTCTAAAAATTCTTGCCATGGGTAATCAGGAAATTTCTCAAGGCCGCTTCCGCGATGCGGATGACGTCTTTGCCGACTTGGACAAGGAAGACCGCGGGTGA
- a CDS encoding SDR family NAD(P)-dependent oxidoreductase: protein MTLQASTNQSFDGKIAIVTGAASGIGLATTELLHTQGASVIAVDRSADVEALARPGIVPLVADVAHEESARRAVAAAMQQFGKLDILVNNAAIIINKLVVDMTLEDWNRVQAVNSTGAFLFSREAMRAMMPARTGAIVNVGSYACYQAFPLIAAYAASKGALAQLTRAMSLEAIDHGIRVNAVGSGDAVTNITNHIHEDGPAFLAEHGKNAPIRRAAQPREIAEVIAFLASDKASYIVGAVVMADGGMSVALQ from the coding sequence ATGACTTTACAAGCTTCCACCAATCAGTCTTTCGACGGCAAGATCGCTATCGTCACCGGTGCCGCCAGCGGCATTGGGCTCGCTACCACGGAATTGTTGCATACTCAAGGCGCCAGCGTGATTGCCGTCGACCGGAGCGCCGATGTCGAGGCGTTGGCCAGGCCGGGAATCGTCCCGCTCGTTGCCGACGTCGCGCACGAGGAAAGTGCGCGACGCGCGGTGGCCGCCGCAATGCAGCAGTTTGGCAAACTCGATATTCTGGTCAATAATGCCGCGATCATCATCAATAAACTCGTTGTCGACATGACGCTTGAGGACTGGAACCGCGTGCAGGCCGTGAATTCCACGGGTGCATTCCTGTTCTCGCGTGAGGCCATGCGCGCGATGATGCCGGCACGCACAGGCGCCATCGTCAACGTGGGTTCATACGCGTGCTATCAGGCGTTTCCGCTTATCGCTGCGTACGCAGCGTCCAAAGGCGCGCTTGCCCAGTTGACGCGTGCCATGTCGCTTGAGGCGATCGATCACGGCATTCGCGTCAATGCGGTAGGGTCCGGCGACGCGGTAACAAATATCACAAACCACATCCACGAGGATGGTCCTGCATTTCTCGCCGAGCATGGCAAAAACGCGCCGATCAGACGCGCGGCACAGCCGCGCGAAATTGCCGAAGTGATCGCCTTTCTGGCGTCCGACAAAGCCAGCTATATCGTCGGCGCAGTCGTGATGGCGGATGGTGGAATGAGCGTAGCTCTCCAGTAA
- a CDS encoding type II toxin-antitoxin system RelE/ParE family toxin → MKVVFLEGAEEDLKELRRYIIKNFGRSTWQETYQPIKYSVRDILVFPQSGVIPEELVDCNPQQYRQVISGMNRILYEIGDTIIYIHIICDIRRDMRTLLSRRLLRVIK, encoded by the coding sequence GTGAAAGTTGTTTTCCTTGAAGGTGCCGAAGAGGACTTAAAGGAGCTTCGTCGCTACATCATTAAAAACTTTGGCCGATCAACTTGGCAAGAGACTTATCAACCAATCAAGTATTCTGTTCGAGACATTTTAGTTTTCCCCCAAAGCGGCGTTATCCCTGAAGAGCTTGTTGACTGTAATCCTCAACAGTACCGCCAAGTTATTTCTGGCATGAATCGCATTCTCTATGAGATTGGGGACACAATTATTTACATCCACATCATTTGTGACATTCGCCGCGACATGAGAACACTTCTTTCCCGCCGGCTGCTACGCGTGATCAAATAG